In Arthrobacter sp. StoSoilB5, one genomic interval encodes:
- a CDS encoding transposase has protein sequence MKIRGGQVSERPIYLALAVTSEGTSDILGLWAGEHSDGEGAKY, from the coding sequence GTGAAGATCCGCGGGGGGCAGGTTTCGGAACGGCCGATCTACCTCGCGCTGGCGGTAACCTCCGAGGGCACCAGCGACATCCTCGGGCTGTGGGCAGGCGAGCACAGCGACGGGGAAGGGGCAAAGTACTGA
- a CDS encoding acyl-CoA dehydrogenase family protein, producing MTSNQGAAVFAGLRVPEPDLTADQVIARAAAMRPVLRENRLKAAEEGAYSVELHEAFDRAGFYRLVQPRQYGGYEFSLETYYRVMMEISRGDPGIGWCLTLGTGHTIPLVAHYPEEVVREAFGSDGLFIAPHSASPRGMATPVEGGYLLTGVWPYSSGVAHSTHAMVTAVTTTESGEMAMIVALLPREDYIVRDDWGAHMTMALGASGSNTVELTEVFVPAARTSPFDWSTANYPQGTHGTASTENPLYVGNIQPLYAASLACVQVGAARAALDAFEETILTKKRLYPPQIERYKHPETQVIYGEARGIIDAAQAVVLTAARDYAHLGEQGANGKPAATEDWLALGNMLYAASRLAHEATELLFRSVGSSVSQKGVPLQDYFLATQMSRAQTAEHRPHIGQMLAQAHFNLPPQ from the coding sequence ATGACGTCGAATCAAGGAGCCGCTGTCTTCGCCGGTTTACGTGTGCCGGAGCCGGATCTGACAGCGGACCAGGTTATTGCCCGTGCCGCGGCCATGCGACCGGTCCTGCGGGAAAACCGGCTGAAAGCCGCCGAGGAGGGGGCGTATTCCGTCGAGCTCCACGAGGCGTTTGACCGGGCCGGCTTTTACCGTCTGGTTCAGCCCCGCCAGTACGGGGGCTACGAATTCAGCCTGGAAACTTACTACCGGGTGATGATGGAGATCTCCCGCGGAGACCCCGGCATTGGTTGGTGCCTGACCCTGGGTACGGGACACACTATTCCATTGGTCGCCCACTACCCTGAAGAGGTGGTCCGGGAGGCCTTTGGTTCGGATGGACTTTTCATCGCCCCCCACTCGGCCAGCCCCCGCGGCATGGCCACCCCCGTGGAAGGCGGCTACCTGCTGACAGGCGTATGGCCGTACTCCTCGGGAGTGGCCCATTCGACGCACGCCATGGTCACCGCAGTGACCACCACTGAGAGCGGTGAAATGGCCATGATCGTGGCCCTGCTGCCCCGGGAGGACTACATTGTCCGCGACGACTGGGGGGCCCACATGACGATGGCCCTGGGCGCCAGCGGATCCAACACTGTTGAATTGACCGAGGTATTCGTCCCCGCTGCCAGAACTTCCCCGTTCGACTGGAGCACAGCCAACTACCCCCAGGGAACCCACGGAACCGCTTCCACCGAGAACCCCCTCTACGTGGGCAACATCCAGCCCCTGTATGCCGCCTCCCTGGCCTGCGTGCAGGTGGGCGCGGCCCGTGCCGCGCTGGACGCGTTCGAGGAAACCATCCTTACCAAAAAGCGGCTTTACCCCCCGCAGATCGAACGCTATAAGCACCCCGAAACCCAGGTCATCTACGGTGAAGCCCGCGGCATCATCGACGCCGCACAGGCAGTGGTCCTCACCGCGGCACGCGACTACGCCCACCTCGGAGAACAAGGTGCGAATGGCAAACCCGCCGCCACTGAAGACTGGTTGGCCCTGGGCAACATGCTGTACGCCGCCTCACGGCTGGCTCACGAAGCTACGGAACTCCTCTTCCGCTCCGTAGGATCCTCCGTTTCCCAGAAGGGAGTTCCCCTGCAGGACTACTTCCTGGCCACCCAGATGTCCCGCGCCCAGACAGCCGAACACCGCCCCCACATCGGCCAGATGCTCGCCCAGGCCCACTTCAACCTCCCACCGCAGTAA
- a CDS encoding PucR family transcriptional regulator, producing MPPSLNILLRSRSLKLRLVVPDLGASQLEEPINWVHSSDLEDPTPFLDPGQLLLTDGTQFPVAGVGGDGAGTTTAEQASGRPPWKVPNGQGYEEYVRRLVDHGIVGLGFATQVIHGTLPPGLEEACRNQGLPLVEVPDRTPFIAIIRMVADYLAREEHARAEWSLQAQRAISRAALRPDGLTSILGELERQLHSWVALYDAAGNYVRMPRNRPVPANIAARVSQRVRDALDLGTRSASHLDIEGQSVTLQTLGRKGSLRGALVLGAIEPLDPARADIVNSVIGLASLALEQARTLDTARRHLRAGVFEQLLAGSTDLALRTARQVWGQLPREPLLVTASRQESPAPNLLEALELLSDDYRGAVFYAVRGDLLIVLAARAHHDKVLALLERHSAVCGVSAETAMSGLADALEEATRAVFRAAELGRTVVTFPELSDGGMLGLLREEKAGPVARGLLQPLIAHDAAEQTELLETVREWFANNCVWDKTARLLGVHRHTLRNRIDAAGGILGLNLDGMRDRLEVFAAVQFLERRKTE from the coding sequence ATGCCACCCAGCCTGAACATCCTCCTCCGCAGCCGGTCGCTGAAGCTTCGACTCGTTGTGCCCGACCTTGGCGCCTCCCAGCTCGAAGAACCGATCAATTGGGTGCACAGCTCTGACCTTGAGGACCCCACCCCGTTTCTGGACCCGGGCCAGCTGCTGCTCACCGATGGCACGCAGTTCCCCGTTGCCGGCGTGGGTGGTGATGGGGCAGGAACGACGACGGCGGAACAGGCATCCGGGCGCCCGCCGTGGAAAGTGCCGAACGGCCAAGGGTATGAAGAGTATGTGCGACGGCTGGTGGACCATGGAATCGTGGGCCTCGGCTTCGCGACTCAGGTCATCCACGGGACGTTGCCGCCGGGACTTGAGGAGGCGTGCCGGAATCAGGGCCTGCCCCTGGTGGAGGTACCGGACCGGACACCGTTCATCGCAATTATCCGCATGGTGGCGGACTACCTCGCAAGGGAGGAGCACGCCCGGGCGGAGTGGTCGCTGCAGGCGCAACGTGCCATTTCCCGCGCAGCCCTCCGGCCGGACGGCCTGACTTCCATCCTGGGGGAACTCGAACGGCAACTTCACAGTTGGGTGGCCCTGTACGACGCGGCAGGAAACTATGTCCGGATGCCGCGGAACCGTCCCGTTCCCGCAAACATCGCTGCCCGCGTGAGCCAGCGTGTACGGGACGCACTGGACCTTGGCACGCGTTCGGCCTCGCACCTGGACATCGAGGGCCAGTCAGTGACATTGCAGACACTCGGCCGTAAGGGCAGTCTTCGGGGAGCACTGGTTTTGGGCGCCATCGAACCCCTGGATCCCGCGAGGGCGGACATCGTCAACAGCGTCATCGGCCTGGCCAGTCTGGCCCTGGAACAGGCTCGCACCCTGGATACTGCCCGCAGGCACCTCCGCGCCGGCGTCTTTGAACAGCTGCTGGCGGGCAGCACCGACCTGGCGCTCCGGACCGCGCGGCAAGTGTGGGGCCAGCTGCCGCGGGAGCCGCTGCTGGTTACGGCCTCACGCCAGGAGAGTCCTGCGCCGAACCTGCTCGAGGCCCTGGAACTCCTGTCCGACGATTACCGCGGCGCGGTGTTCTACGCTGTGCGCGGTGACCTGCTGATAGTCCTCGCGGCACGGGCCCACCACGACAAGGTCCTGGCACTGCTTGAACGCCACAGTGCAGTGTGCGGTGTCTCAGCCGAAACCGCCATGAGTGGCCTGGCGGATGCCCTCGAGGAAGCCACGCGGGCGGTGTTCCGTGCCGCGGAGTTGGGCCGCACCGTCGTCACATTTCCAGAACTGTCCGACGGCGGGATGCTGGGATTGCTGCGCGAAGAGAAGGCAGGGCCGGTGGCCCGCGGGCTGCTCCAGCCATTGATTGCCCACGACGCCGCCGAGCAGACTGAACTGCTGGAGACCGTCCGCGAATGGTTTGCCAACAACTGCGTCTGGGACAAGACAGCCAGACTGCTGGGCGTCCACCGGCATACCCTGCGCAACAGGATAGACGCCGCCGGCGGGATCCTTGGCCTGAACCTGGACGGCATGCGCGACCGCCTCGAAGTGTTCGCCGCAGTGCAGTTCCTGGAAAGGCGTAAAACTGAGTAG
- a CDS encoding antibiotic biosynthesis monooxygenase: MSTIVHFEIHIDPAKLGEAPRVLRETLAATRAWPGNEGLEVLTDNADPCHIVVVEKWSSTQAHDSYSEWRTTPAGKNDLGTILAAPPALQRYSNATPLGI; the protein is encoded by the coding sequence ATGTCCACGATCGTCCATTTTGAGATTCACATCGATCCCGCCAAACTCGGCGAAGCCCCACGAGTGCTGCGTGAAACCTTGGCGGCAACCCGCGCCTGGCCAGGCAATGAGGGACTGGAAGTTTTGACGGACAACGCCGATCCCTGCCACATCGTGGTGGTCGAGAAATGGTCCAGCACGCAGGCGCATGACAGCTACTCCGAATGGCGCACTACACCGGCTGGCAAAAATGACCTGGGTACCATCCTGGCCGCCCCGCCAGCCTTGCAGCGCTACTCCAACGCCACTCCCCTGGGCATCTAG